In Desulfocurvus vexinensis DSM 17965, a single window of DNA contains:
- a CDS encoding ABC transporter ATP-binding protein → MDPIIELRDIHKSFGPQHVLRGLDLAVRPGSVSVVIGGSGGGKSVLMKHVIGLMKPDSGQVLVDGQDTVPLSERQMAPVRRKFGMLFQEGALFDSMTVAENVAFPLAEHSGLPRREIEAVVQAKLAAVGLAGMGYKMPGELSGGMRKRVGLARAIALDPKIVLFDEPTSGLDPVMAANINELILQTRGEFGATCLVISHDIRATFSIADEVFMLYDGRIIASGPPEAIRDSADPVVRQFIRGEARGPITIA, encoded by the coding sequence ATGGACCCGATCATCGAACTGCGCGACATCCACAAGAGTTTCGGCCCGCAGCACGTGCTGCGCGGGCTGGACCTGGCCGTGCGCCCGGGCAGCGTGAGCGTGGTCATCGGGGGCAGCGGCGGCGGCAAGTCCGTGCTCATGAAGCACGTCATCGGGCTCATGAAGCCCGACAGCGGCCAGGTGCTGGTGGACGGGCAGGACACGGTGCCGCTCTCCGAGCGCCAGATGGCCCCGGTGCGCCGCAAGTTCGGGATGCTCTTCCAGGAGGGCGCGCTGTTCGACTCCATGACCGTGGCCGAGAACGTGGCCTTCCCCCTGGCCGAGCACAGCGGGCTGCCCCGGCGCGAAATCGAGGCCGTGGTGCAGGCCAAGCTGGCCGCCGTGGGCCTTGCGGGCATGGGCTACAAGATGCCCGGCGAGCTTTCGGGCGGCATGCGCAAGCGCGTGGGCCTGGCCCGGGCCATCGCCCTGGACCCCAAGATCGTGCTCTTCGACGAGCCGACCTCGGGGCTGGACCCGGTCATGGCCGCCAACATCAACGAGCTTATTTTGCAGACGCGCGGCGAGTTCGGCGCGACGTGCCTGGTCATCAGCCATGACATCCGCGCCACGTTTTCCATCGCCGACGAGGTGTTCATGCTGTACGATGGCCGGATCATCGCCAGCGGCCCCCCCGAGGCCATCCGCGACAGCGCGGACCCGGTGGTGCGCCAGTTCATCCGGGGCGAGGCCAGGGGGCCGATCACCATAGCTTAA
- a CDS encoding MlaD family protein, protein MAFKTGTEIKVGVFVFLALVGLAFMSLQVGSGALFTRGTYELVVYFDNVTGLKADSPVEVAGIEVGRVRAITLEDGRARLTLELARAVKVPADTVASIKSRGVLGDKYVDLSGGSPDAPELAAGGVLTRSDRSADLEVLFQKVGQIADDIGLVAKSVSNVFSGPQGEQNLRLTFDSLRDLTVTLNQMVQQNVQSVNLIVENLREFSGDLRHISGANRDGIDNIVANFEAASAQMSQTLERVNSVMAKIDEGQGAAGRMINDQEMGDDLRQAVASLESVATKIDEGKGSLGRLINDDTTSKELDKALEGINKYLEKQDTFRTTLDFRSEVLADSGNVKSYLDLTLQPSEDHYYILGVVADPEGRTRETETVTHTWVGGSYSERREIEEKTERDKIAFNAQIAKRWHNVALRGGLFESTGGVGADLYLWDDRVRLYAEAFDFDKDDPPHLKAGGRLYFLKNFYVTAGVDNFATDAAFFGGLGLSFTDDDLKYIMTSAPIPGN, encoded by the coding sequence ATGGCCTTCAAGACAGGCACCGAGATCAAGGTCGGCGTATTCGTGTTCCTGGCCCTGGTGGGGCTGGCGTTCATGTCGCTGCAGGTGGGCAGCGGAGCGCTGTTTACCCGGGGCACCTACGAGCTGGTGGTCTACTTCGACAACGTCACCGGCCTGAAGGCCGACTCCCCGGTGGAGGTGGCGGGCATCGAGGTGGGCCGGGTGCGGGCCATCACCCTGGAAGACGGGCGCGCCCGGCTGACCTTGGAGCTTGCCAGGGCCGTCAAGGTGCCCGCCGACACCGTGGCCAGCATCAAGTCGCGCGGGGTGCTGGGCGACAAGTACGTGGACCTGTCGGGCGGCAGCCCCGACGCCCCCGAGCTGGCCGCTGGCGGCGTGCTCACCCGCTCGGACCGCAGCGCCGACCTGGAGGTGCTCTTCCAGAAGGTCGGCCAGATCGCCGACGACATCGGGCTGGTGGCCAAGAGCGTGTCCAACGTCTTCAGCGGGCCCCAGGGCGAGCAGAACCTGCGCCTGACCTTCGACAGCCTGCGCGACCTGACCGTGACCCTGAACCAGATGGTCCAGCAGAACGTGCAGAGCGTGAACCTCATCGTGGAGAACCTGCGCGAGTTCTCCGGCGACCTGCGCCATATCAGCGGCGCCAACCGCGACGGCATCGACAACATCGTGGCCAACTTCGAGGCCGCCTCGGCCCAGATGAGCCAGACCCTTGAGCGCGTGAACTCCGTCATGGCCAAGATCGACGAGGGCCAGGGCGCGGCGGGCCGGATGATCAACGACCAGGAAATGGGCGACGACCTGCGCCAGGCCGTGGCCTCCCTGGAGAGCGTGGCCACCAAGATCGACGAGGGCAAGGGCTCCCTGGGGCGGCTCATCAACGACGACACAACCTCCAAGGAGCTGGACAAGGCCCTGGAAGGCATCAACAAATACCTGGAAAAGCAGGACACCTTCCGCACCACCTTGGACTTCCGCTCCGAGGTGCTGGCCGACAGCGGCAACGTCAAGTCCTACCTCGACCTGACCCTGCAACCCTCCGAGGACCACTACTACATCCTGGGCGTGGTGGCCGACCCCGAGGGCCGCACCCGCGAAACCGAGACCGTGACCCATACCTGGGTCGGCGGCAGCTACAGCGAGCGCCGCGAGATCGAGGAGAAGACCGAGCGCGACAAGATCGCCTTCAACGCCCAGATCGCCAAGCGCTGGCACAACGTGGCCCTGCGCGGCGGCCTGTTCGAGTCCACCGGCGGCGTGGGCGCGGACCTCTACCTGTGGGACGACCGCGTGCGCCTGTACGCCGAGGCCTTCGACTTCGACAAGGACGACCCGCCGCACCTCAAGGCCGGAGGGCGCCTGTACTTCCTCAAGAACTTCTACGTCACCGCCGGGGTGGACAACTTCGCCACGGACGCGGCCTTCTTCGGCGGCCTGGGCCTGTCGTTCACCGACGACGACCTGAAGTACATCATGACCAGCGCGCCCATCCCGGGCAACTAG
- a CDS encoding metallophosphoesterase family protein: MRIAVISDTHAYAPSPWMQAVYQTYLEPADVLVHCGDMTGQALWSFFLQHPRFFAVAGNMCEWELSRELEQRVSFTAGGLTVGVAHGWGQDRQGLSHKVAEAFGPGYDLICFGHTHTPEWTRHGQAWVVNPGSLREAGNAPTLAYVHIGPDGALTHEAVAVPRMIGTVSAG; the protein is encoded by the coding sequence GTGAGGATCGCCGTCATCTCCGACACCCACGCGTATGCGCCCTCGCCGTGGATGCAGGCCGTGTACCAGACCTACCTGGAGCCCGCCGACGTGCTCGTGCACTGCGGCGACATGACCGGGCAGGCGCTGTGGTCGTTCTTTCTCCAGCACCCGCGCTTTTTCGCCGTGGCGGGCAACATGTGCGAGTGGGAGCTGTCGCGCGAGCTGGAGCAGCGCGTGTCGTTCACGGCGGGCGGGCTGACGGTGGGCGTGGCCCACGGCTGGGGGCAGGACCGCCAGGGCCTGTCGCACAAGGTGGCCGAGGCCTTCGGCCCGGGCTACGACCTCATCTGCTTCGGCCACACCCACACCCCGGAGTGGACCCGCCACGGCCAGGCCTGGGTGGTCAACCCCGGCAGCCTGCGCGAGGCGGGCAACGCCCCGACCCTGGCCTACGTCCACATCGGCCCGGACGGCGCCCTGACCCACGAGGCCGTGGCCGTGCCGCGCATGATCGGCACCGTGAGCGCCGGATAG
- a CDS encoding flagellin gives MSLVINHNLMATNAARNLSISFGALGTSTRRLSSGLRVGNAADDAAGLAIRELMRADIAALNQGVRNANDAISLIQTADGALGVIDEKLIRMKELAEQAATGTYNSDQRLIIDSEYQAMASEITRIANATDFNGIYLLNGNLSGSAHDGSGLVSTGKMKIHFGTANDCSEDYYYIQINNSTASALGVGNQSDPTGAGYTISTQSAAQNALDGINEAIISKDNIRANLGALQNRLQNTISNLQIQSENLQASESRISDVDVALEMTEFVRQQIKSQAAVAMLAQANSLPRLAMQLLGG, from the coding sequence ATGTCTCTGGTTATCAACCACAACTTGATGGCGACCAACGCCGCCCGCAACCTCAGCATCTCCTTCGGGGCCCTGGGCACGTCGACCCGTCGCCTGTCCTCGGGCCTGCGCGTGGGCAACGCCGCCGACGACGCAGCCGGCCTGGCCATCCGCGAGCTCATGCGCGCGGACATCGCCGCCCTGAACCAGGGTGTCCGCAACGCCAACGATGCCATCTCGCTGATCCAGACCGCCGACGGCGCCCTGGGCGTCATCGACGAGAAGCTGATCCGCATGAAGGAGCTGGCGGAACAGGCGGCCACGGGCACCTACAACTCCGACCAGCGCCTGATCATCGACTCCGAGTACCAGGCCATGGCTTCGGAAATCACCCGCATCGCCAACGCCACGGACTTCAACGGCATCTACCTGCTCAACGGCAACCTGTCCGGCAGCGCGCACGACGGTTCCGGGCTGGTGTCCACCGGCAAGATGAAGATCCACTTCGGCACGGCCAACGACTGCTCCGAGGACTACTACTACATCCAGATCAACAACTCCACGGCCTCGGCCCTGGGCGTCGGCAACCAGTCCGACCCCACCGGAGCGGGCTACACCATCTCCACGCAGTCCGCCGCGCAGAACGCCCTGGATGGCATCAACGAAGCCATCATCTCCAAGGACAACATCCGCGCCAACCTGGGCGCCCTGCAGAATCGGTTGCAGAACACCATCTCCAACCTGCAGATCCAGTCCGAAAACCTCCAGGCCTCTGAGTCGCGCATCTCCGACGTGGACGTGGCCCTGGAAATGACCGAGTTCGTGCGTCAGCAGATCAAGTCCCAGGCCGCAGTGGCCATGCTGGCCCAGGCCAACAGCCTGCCGCGTCTGGCCATGCAGCTCTTGGGCGGCTAA
- the hemW gene encoding radical SAM family heme chaperone HemW: MLLYVHVPFCRRKCHYCAFHSVVPGPGQMLRYVELLEAEAALWGKRLRRPQVETLHLGGGTPSLLPPALLERLVRALRANFTFAPGLEFGLEANPDSVADWTLMEVLRRLGVTRLSIGVQSFDDNDLTRLGRPHSAEQAEAAVRLAQGAGFRSVSLDLIWGLPGQRLHHWLANLKKATRLGPQHISCYGLTIEPGTHLERLDRETDLELPDETEQQRMYLQGGEFLESEGYLQYEISNHARMGFESRHNTGYWEGRPYLGLGPAAVSTLGARRWKNPEGLDAYAAAVQAGTLGTDAEALDHQTRLRELVMLRLRTTRGLDLAAYRKAAGHDLLAKNEPMIRALRQRDLIRISGGRLRLTRPGMLVSDAIIGNLFPEAPRTD, encoded by the coding sequence ATGCTGCTCTACGTCCACGTGCCTTTCTGCCGGCGCAAGTGCCACTACTGCGCCTTCCACTCCGTGGTGCCCGGCCCGGGGCAGATGCTCCGCTACGTGGAGCTGCTCGAAGCCGAGGCCGCCCTGTGGGGCAAGCGCCTGAGGCGCCCGCAGGTCGAGACCCTGCACCTGGGCGGCGGCACGCCGAGCCTGTTGCCTCCGGCGCTCCTGGAGCGGCTGGTGCGCGCCCTGCGCGCGAACTTCACCTTCGCCCCGGGCCTGGAATTCGGCCTGGAGGCCAACCCCGACTCCGTGGCCGACTGGACGCTCATGGAAGTGCTGCGCCGCCTGGGCGTAACGCGGCTGTCCATCGGCGTGCAGAGCTTCGACGACAACGACCTGACGCGCCTGGGCCGCCCGCACAGCGCCGAACAGGCCGAGGCCGCCGTGCGCCTGGCCCAGGGCGCGGGCTTTCGCTCCGTCTCCCTGGACCTCATCTGGGGCCTGCCCGGCCAGCGGCTGCACCACTGGCTGGCCAACCTCAAGAAGGCCACCCGCCTGGGCCCGCAGCACATCTCCTGCTACGGGCTGACCATCGAGCCCGGCACGCACCTGGAACGCCTGGACCGCGAAACGGACCTGGAGCTGCCCGACGAGACCGAGCAGCAGCGCATGTACCTGCAGGGCGGCGAATTCCTGGAATCCGAAGGCTACCTGCAATACGAGATTTCCAACCACGCGCGCATGGGCTTCGAGAGCCGCCACAACACGGGCTACTGGGAAGGCAGGCCCTACCTGGGCCTGGGCCCGGCGGCGGTCTCCACCCTGGGGGCCCGGCGCTGGAAGAACCCCGAAGGCCTGGACGCCTACGCCGCCGCCGTGCAGGCGGGCACCCTGGGCACGGACGCCGAGGCCCTGGACCACCAGACGCGCCTGCGCGAGCTGGTCATGCTGCGCCTGCGCACCACGCGCGGGCTGGACCTCGCGGCCTACCGCAAGGCCGCCGGGCACGACCTGCTGGCCAAAAACGAGCCCATGATCCGCGCCCTGCGCCAGCGCGACCTGATCCGCATTTCCGGGGGCCGCCTGCGCCTGACCCGCCCGGGGATGCTCGTCTCCGACGCCATCATCGGCAATCTTTTTCCCGAAGCCCCCCGGACGGACTGA
- a CDS encoding epoxyqueuosine reductase QueH: protein MKLLLHICCGPCAIAPIRRLQEAGVEVTGLFVNPNIHPLMEYKRRRDGTAQVAARLGVRVLFKDDEYRPQDWFRAVAQREDNRCHYCYHMRLERTAQIARRGGFDAFSTTLLYSRFQKHAAIAALGRDLAAGGGPAFHYEDWRAGWTEGIEASKAWGVYRQQYCGCLYSENERYRAELDSPPPGAAAPGPQPEGAAPGNAPAAPPAPEPGP, encoded by the coding sequence ATGAAGCTGCTCCTGCACATCTGCTGCGGCCCCTGCGCCATCGCCCCCATCCGCCGCCTGCAAGAGGCCGGGGTGGAGGTCACGGGGCTGTTCGTGAACCCGAACATCCACCCGCTCATGGAATACAAGCGCCGCCGCGACGGGACCGCGCAGGTGGCCGCGCGCCTGGGCGTGCGCGTGCTGTTCAAGGACGACGAATACCGCCCGCAGGACTGGTTCCGCGCCGTGGCCCAGCGCGAGGACAACCGCTGCCACTACTGCTACCACATGCGCCTGGAGCGCACGGCGCAGATCGCCCGCCGGGGCGGCTTCGACGCCTTCTCCACCACCCTGCTCTACAGCCGTTTCCAGAAGCATGCGGCCATCGCCGCCCTGGGCCGCGACCTGGCTGCCGGGGGCGGCCCGGCCTTCCATTACGAAGACTGGCGCGCGGGCTGGACCGAGGGCATCGAGGCGTCAAAGGCCTGGGGCGTCTACCGCCAGCAATACTGCGGCTGCCTGTACAGCGAGAACGAGCGCTACCGCGCCGAGCTGGACAGCCCGCCGCCCGGGGCCGCAGCCCCCGGGCCGCAGCCCGAAGGCGCCGCGCCGGGCAACGCCCCCGCCGCACCCCCGGCCCCGGAGCCCGGGCCGTGA
- a CDS encoding Rne/Rng family ribonuclease, whose amino-acid sequence MTMPRKIKEKMFISVLPGEQVEVALAEDGKIREYYVEMVHQAKTKGNIYKGVINNIDPNLQAAFVNYGAERNGFLQIDEVHPEYYVEDEPAKKGFKYPPIQKVLRPGQEVLIQVVKEPTGRKGAFVTTFLSLPGRYFVLTLGREQVGISRKIEDDKEREKLREVVDELNLGAGIGVIVRTASLDVNKTQLTKDLKFLKRLWADVRKKGVSQDAPCMCYQEMDLASRAIRDYLSTEVGEIWVDDKDTSEQVKEMAALVFPRRPNLVKHHADPERGMWERFGLDKQIQAIYGREVPLPSGGQLVIDATEALTAVDINSGKIGGKKNFRDMALKTNMEAAEEIARQLVLRDIGGQVVIDFIEMKDKNHCRDVEKTLRTAMKNDRARTDVGRLSRFGLLELVRQRLGSSALAVSTEPCPCCGGTGTRRNLEWQAVQALKELRRKLRKNGHDHVVDFRCDQELMAYISNTKRALLLDMEREFGVQIAILPQ is encoded by the coding sequence ATGACCATGCCCAGAAAAATCAAGGAAAAGATGTTCATCAGCGTGCTGCCCGGCGAACAGGTCGAAGTGGCCCTGGCCGAGGACGGCAAGATCCGCGAATACTACGTGGAGATGGTCCACCAGGCCAAGACCAAGGGCAACATCTACAAGGGGGTCATCAACAACATCGACCCCAACCTCCAGGCCGCCTTCGTGAACTACGGCGCCGAGCGCAACGGCTTTTTGCAGATCGACGAGGTCCATCCCGAATATTACGTCGAGGACGAGCCCGCCAAGAAGGGCTTCAAGTACCCGCCCATCCAGAAGGTGCTGCGCCCCGGCCAGGAAGTGCTCATCCAGGTCGTCAAGGAGCCCACCGGGCGCAAGGGCGCCTTCGTCACCACCTTCCTCTCCCTGCCCGGGCGCTATTTCGTGCTGACCCTGGGCCGCGAGCAGGTCGGCATCTCGCGCAAGATCGAGGATGACAAGGAGCGCGAGAAGCTGCGCGAGGTGGTGGACGAGCTGAACCTCGGGGCTGGCATCGGCGTCATCGTGCGCACCGCCAGCCTGGACGTGAACAAGACCCAGCTGACCAAGGACCTGAAATTCCTCAAGCGCCTGTGGGCCGACGTGCGCAAGAAGGGTGTGAGCCAGGACGCCCCCTGCATGTGCTACCAGGAGATGGACCTCGCCTCGCGGGCCATCCGCGACTACCTCTCCACCGAGGTCGGCGAGATCTGGGTGGACGACAAGGACACCTCCGAGCAGGTCAAGGAAATGGCCGCGCTGGTCTTCCCGCGCCGGCCCAACCTGGTCAAGCACCACGCCGACCCCGAGCGCGGCATGTGGGAGCGCTTCGGGCTGGACAAGCAGATCCAGGCCATCTATGGCCGCGAGGTGCCCCTGCCCAGCGGCGGGCAGCTGGTCATCGACGCCACCGAGGCCCTGACCGCCGTGGACATCAACTCCGGCAAGATCGGCGGCAAGAAGAACTTCCGCGACATGGCCCTCAAGACCAACATGGAAGCCGCCGAGGAGATCGCGCGCCAGCTCGTGCTGCGCGACATCGGCGGGCAGGTGGTCATCGACTTCATCGAGATGAAGGACAAGAACCACTGCCGCGACGTGGAAAAGACCCTGCGCACGGCCATGAAGAACGACCGCGCGCGCACCGACGTGGGCCGCCTGTCGCGCTTCGGGCTGCTGGAGCTGGTGCGCCAGCGCCTGGGCTCCTCGGCCCTGGCGGTGTCCACCGAGCCGTGCCCCTGCTGCGGCGGCACGGGCACCCGCCGCAACCTGGAATGGCAGGCCGTGCAGGCCCTGAAGGAGCTGCGCCGCAAGCTGCGCAAGAACGGCCACGACCACGTGGTGGACTTCCGCTGCGACCAGGAGCTCATGGCCTACATCAGCAACACCAAGCGCGCCCTGCTGCTGGACATGGAACGCGAATTCGGCGTGCAGATCGCCATCCTGCCGCAATAG
- a CDS encoding radical SAM protein: MAYRYVFGPVRSGRLGLSLGLDLTGDTVCTMDCVYCEVGRTTCLTTQRKPYVPAQDILDELAHWKEQAHQEPDYVTLGGKGEPTLNSDMGAVIQGIRRIFPHTPVAVLTNSTLLHDPQVRRELALADAVLPSLDSLVPAELRRVNRPHPEVDLSALAQGLLDFRKEFTGRLLLEVLLVAGYNDSDANLALLRQFIAGLGADRVDVVTMTRPGTLASASPVCDETLARWRATLAPLATGRPGDTTTPRPGGARQFSTDAASAPGQGHPPRPADADSAAQERVTASIERRPQTAAQLAQALDLPPEAVRRALEALATQGRLRTTASGGDAYHALRQG; this comes from the coding sequence TTGGCCTATCGATACGTATTCGGCCCGGTGCGCTCGGGGCGCCTCGGGCTCTCCCTGGGTCTGGACCTGACCGGGGACACCGTGTGCACCATGGACTGCGTGTACTGCGAGGTGGGGCGTACCACCTGCCTGACCACGCAGCGCAAGCCCTACGTGCCCGCGCAGGACATCCTTGATGAACTGGCGCACTGGAAGGAGCAGGCGCACCAGGAACCGGACTACGTGACACTGGGGGGCAAGGGTGAGCCGACACTGAACAGCGACATGGGCGCAGTCATCCAGGGCATCCGACGCATATTTCCGCATACGCCCGTCGCCGTGCTGACCAACTCCACCCTGCTGCACGACCCGCAGGTCCGGCGCGAGCTGGCCCTGGCCGACGCCGTGCTGCCCTCCCTGGATTCCCTGGTCCCCGCCGAGTTGCGCCGCGTGAACCGCCCGCACCCGGAGGTGGACCTTTCGGCCCTCGCCCAGGGGCTGCTCGACTTCCGCAAGGAATTCACGGGCCGCCTGCTGCTGGAGGTGCTGCTTGTCGCCGGATACAACGATTCGGACGCGAACCTGGCCCTGCTGCGCCAGTTCATCGCCGGGCTTGGGGCCGACCGCGTGGACGTGGTGACCATGACCCGCCCCGGCACCCTGGCCAGCGCGAGCCCGGTTTGCGACGAAACCCTGGCCCGCTGGCGCGCCACCCTCGCGCCCCTGGCCACGGGCCGCCCCGGCGACACGACGACGCCCCGCCCCGGCGGGGCCAGGCAATTTTCCACGGACGCCGCGTCGGCTCCGGGCCAGGGCCACCCGCCCCGCCCCGCCGACGCGGACAGCGCCGCCCAGGAGCGGGTGACCGCATCCATCGAGCGCAGGCCGCAGACCGCGGCCCAGCTCGCCCAGGCCCTGGACCTGCCCCCCGAGGCGGTCCGCCGGGCCCTGGAGGCCCTGGCGACCCAGGGCAGGCTGCGGACCACCGCCAGCGGCGGGGACGCCTACCACGCCCTCAGGCAGGGCTGA
- a CDS encoding tRNA (adenine-N1)-methyltransferase: MPNLGQLVMLISPKGKRYLRTLEEGPDIHTGDGVLRLADLVAAAYGDTVPTHIGQPYRVLKPTLYDCVKLGIKRQTQILYPKEIGYLLVKLGIGPGTRVIEAGSGSGSFTAALSFAVGEAGRVYTYERRPEFSELNAKNLRRIGLGANVEHHVHDIAGGFLQTGVDALFLDVREPWAYAAHIPAAVMPGAPVAFLLPTVNQVSELLVALEAGPFDEVEVAEVLVRRWKPVPDRMRPEDRMIAHTGFLTFARCMERLEGGGNLGTRERKQDAARRRREAERAAQDGADDPRDDADLPGEDEDGGEDE; encoded by the coding sequence ATGCCAAATCTTGGTCAATTGGTAATGCTCATCAGTCCGAAGGGCAAGCGATACTTGCGCACCCTGGAAGAGGGCCCCGACATCCACACCGGCGACGGCGTGCTCCGGCTCGCCGATCTGGTGGCCGCAGCGTACGGCGACACGGTGCCCACGCATATCGGCCAGCCCTACCGGGTGCTCAAGCCCACGCTCTACGACTGCGTGAAGCTGGGCATCAAGCGCCAGACGCAGATCCTCTACCCCAAGGAAATCGGCTACCTGCTGGTGAAGCTGGGCATCGGCCCGGGCACGCGGGTTATCGAGGCGGGCAGCGGCTCGGGCAGCTTCACGGCGGCCCTGTCCTTCGCCGTGGGCGAGGCGGGGCGCGTCTACACCTACGAGCGCAGGCCCGAGTTCTCGGAGCTCAACGCCAAGAACCTGCGGCGCATCGGCCTGGGCGCCAACGTGGAGCACCATGTCCACGACATCGCCGGGGGCTTTTTGCAGACCGGGGTGGACGCGCTGTTTTTGGACGTGCGCGAGCCGTGGGCCTACGCGGCGCACATCCCGGCGGCGGTGATGCCCGGGGCGCCGGTGGCCTTTTTGCTGCCCACAGTGAACCAGGTCAGCGAGCTGCTGGTGGCCCTGGAGGCCGGGCCCTTCGACGAGGTGGAGGTGGCCGAGGTGCTGGTGCGGCGCTGGAAGCCCGTGCCCGACCGCATGCGCCCCGAGGACCGCATGATCGCCCACACGGGCTTTCTGACCTTCGCGCGCTGCATGGAGCGCCTGGAGGGCGGCGGGAACCTGGGCACCCGCGAGCGCAAGCAGGACGCCGCGCGCAGGCGCCGCGAGGCCGAGCGCGCCGCCCAGGACGGCGCGGACGACCCCCGGGACGATGCGGACCTGCCCGGCGAGGACGAGGACGGCGGCGAGGACGAATAG
- a CDS encoding tRNA1(Val) (adenine(37)-N6)-methyltransferase: MAVATGGPGASGAPEEPGAAQRQNAADAAQDAPGGAQTSGQPLPSCTPRAAGNPAIQPLPQGTADASHSTPGDPQAVAAARAFFPRGLAQPARGFRFSVDALLLADFAGLRGVSRVADLGCGCGVVGLALLLRAPDGPVALTGLDNNPGMLACASENAARLGLGPRCRAVLADVAAVRGHPALAPESVDLVVCNPPYRQPGTGRRCPDPGRDAARFEAGATTADFARAAAYLLKNRRRACFIGLAERLDALLADLAGARLAPKRLRLVHPRPGAPARLVLAEAMKNGGPGLAVEPPLFLE; the protein is encoded by the coding sequence ATGGCCGTTGCGACGGGCGGGCCGGGCGCCAGCGGCGCGCCCGAAGAGCCGGGGGCGGCGCAGCGCCAAAACGCGGCGGACGCCGCCCAGGACGCGCCCGGCGGGGCCCAGACCTCGGGCCAGCCCCTCCCCTCCTGCACACCCCGCGCAGCGGGCAACCCGGCCATCCAGCCCCTGCCGCAGGGCACGGCGGACGCCAGCCACAGCACACCCGGCGACCCCCAGGCCGTGGCGGCGGCGCGGGCCTTTTTCCCGCGCGGGCTGGCCCAGCCTGCGCGGGGCTTTCGTTTTTCGGTGGACGCCCTGCTTTTGGCGGACTTCGCGGGCCTGCGCGGGGTGAGCCGCGTGGCGGACCTGGGCTGCGGCTGCGGCGTGGTGGGGCTGGCGCTGCTGTTGCGCGCGCCGGACGGCCCCGTGGCGCTCACCGGGCTGGACAACAACCCCGGGATGCTCGCCTGCGCCAGCGAGAACGCCGCGCGCCTGGGCCTGGGCCCGCGCTGCCGGGCCGTGCTGGCCGATGTGGCCGCCGTGCGCGGGCACCCGGCGCTGGCCCCCGAAAGCGTGGACCTCGTGGTCTGCAACCCGCCCTACCGCCAGCCGGGCACGGGCCGCCGCTGCCCGGACCCCGGGCGCGACGCCGCCCGCTTCGAGGCCGGGGCCACCACGGCGGATTTCGCCCGCGCGGCGGCCTATCTGCTCAAGAACCGCCGCCGGGCCTGCTTCATCGGCCTGGCCGAGCGCCTGGACGCCCTGCTGGCCGACCTGGCCGGGGCGCGCCTGGCGCCCAAGCGCCTGCGCCTGGTGCACCCGCGCCCCGGGGCCCCGGCGCGCCTGGTGCTGGCCGAGGCCATGAAGAACGGCGGCCCCGGTCTTGCCGTGGAGCCGCCGCTGTTCCTGGAATAA